In the Ensifer adhaerens genome, one interval contains:
- a CDS encoding mandelate racemase/muconate lactonizing enzyme family protein, giving the protein MKIVAVRTHLLEHRLAVPFESASMRFDRRAHVLVEIECDDGTIGWGECLGPARPNAAVVAAYSPWLIGQDPRQTEKLWAILYNALRDQGQRGLTITALSGIDIALWDIKGKHYGASVSMLLGGRWRESVRAYATGSFKRDGVDRVSDNALEMAERRAQGFHACKIKIGFGVDEDLRVIRAVREAIGDDMRLMIDANHGYTVTEAVRLGKAAAEYDIDWFEEPVVPEQLSAYREVRAGQPIPIAGGETWHTRYGMWPAIESRAVDIVQPDLCGCGGFSEMAKIASLATLHGVRVVPHVWGTAVHLAAALQFMAAMTPDPVRVNPIEPIMEFDRTDNPFRQAVLKTPIEAVNGVVAIPDAPGLGIEINRDALAQFKMPEIAK; this is encoded by the coding sequence ATGAAGATCGTCGCCGTCCGCACCCACCTCCTCGAACATCGCCTGGCCGTGCCCTTCGAAAGCGCGTCCATGCGCTTTGATCGCCGCGCCCATGTGCTGGTGGAGATCGAATGCGACGATGGGACTATCGGCTGGGGCGAATGCCTGGGGCCGGCGCGGCCGAATGCCGCCGTGGTCGCGGCCTATTCCCCCTGGCTGATCGGTCAGGATCCGCGCCAGACGGAAAAGCTCTGGGCGATCCTCTACAATGCGCTTCGTGATCAGGGGCAGCGCGGTCTGACGATCACGGCGCTGTCCGGCATCGACATCGCGCTCTGGGACATCAAGGGCAAACACTACGGCGCCTCGGTCTCCATGCTGCTCGGCGGCCGCTGGCGCGAAAGCGTTCGCGCCTACGCCACCGGCAGCTTCAAGCGCGATGGCGTCGATCGCGTCTCCGACAATGCGTTGGAGATGGCGGAGCGGCGGGCGCAGGGCTTTCACGCCTGCAAGATCAAGATCGGTTTCGGCGTCGACGAAGACCTGCGCGTCATCCGCGCGGTGCGTGAGGCGATCGGCGACGACATGCGGCTGATGATCGACGCCAATCACGGCTACACGGTTACGGAGGCGGTCCGGCTCGGCAAGGCTGCGGCCGAGTACGACATCGACTGGTTCGAGGAGCCGGTCGTTCCGGAACAGCTTTCCGCCTATCGCGAAGTCAGGGCGGGCCAGCCGATACCGATCGCCGGCGGCGAGACCTGGCACACGCGCTACGGCATGTGGCCGGCGATCGAAAGCCGCGCCGTCGATATCGTGCAGCCGGACCTCTGCGGTTGTGGCGGATTCTCCGAAATGGCGAAGATCGCAAGCCTTGCGACCCTGCATGGCGTTCGGGTGGTTCCGCATGTCTGGGGCACCGCCGTTCACCTTGCCGCAGCACTGCAGTTCATGGCGGCGATGACGCCCGACCCGGTGCGGGTAAACCCGATCGAGCCGATCATGGAGTTCGATCGCACCGACAATCCGTTCCGGCAGGCTGTGTTGAAGACGCCGATCGAAGCGGTCAACGGCGTCGTCGCCATCCCCGACGCACCCGGTCTCGGGATCGAGATCAATCGCGACGCACTCGCCCAGTTCAAGATGCCCGAGATCGCAAAATGA
- the kdgD gene encoding 5-dehydro-4-deoxyglucarate dehydratase, whose product MTPEEIKAALGSGLLSFPVTHFDAEGRFAPDSYRAHVEWLAGYRAPVLFAAGGTGEFFSLKPDEIPGIVRAAKDVAGDTAIVSGCGYGTEMAVDIARSVERVGADGILLLPHYLIDAPQEGLYAHVKKICQSVGIGVMVYNRDNSVLQADTLARLCDECPNLIGFKDGTGDIGLVRQVTAKMGDRLMYLGGMPTAELFAEAYLGAGFTTYSSAVFNFVPGLANEFYAALRSGDRATCERILTDFFYPFMAIRNRAKGYAVSAIKAGVRLQGFNAGPVRAPLKDLSDDEVAMLDALIGANKRHK is encoded by the coding sequence ATGACCCCTGAAGAGATCAAGGCCGCGCTAGGTTCAGGCCTCCTTTCCTTCCCGGTGACGCATTTCGATGCCGAGGGCCGTTTCGCGCCGGACAGCTACCGGGCGCATGTCGAATGGCTGGCCGGCTACAGGGCGCCGGTGCTGTTTGCCGCCGGTGGCACTGGCGAGTTCTTCTCGCTGAAGCCGGACGAAATCCCCGGCATCGTCCGGGCCGCCAAGGATGTTGCCGGCGATACGGCGATCGTATCCGGCTGCGGCTACGGCACCGAGATGGCGGTCGATATCGCCCGCTCGGTCGAGCGTGTCGGCGCCGACGGCATCCTGCTTCTGCCGCACTACCTGATCGATGCGCCGCAGGAAGGTCTCTACGCCCATGTGAAGAAGATCTGCCAGTCGGTCGGCATCGGCGTCATGGTCTATAACCGCGACAACTCGGTGCTGCAGGCCGATACGCTGGCGCGTCTCTGCGACGAATGCCCGAACCTGATCGGCTTCAAGGACGGCACCGGCGATATCGGTCTGGTGCGCCAGGTCACCGCCAAGATGGGCGACCGGCTGATGTATCTCGGCGGCATGCCGACGGCCGAGCTCTTTGCCGAAGCCTATCTCGGCGCCGGCTTCACCACCTATTCGTCGGCCGTCTTCAACTTCGTGCCCGGTCTTGCCAACGAGTTCTACGCCGCCCTTCGCAGCGGCGACCGCGCCACCTGCGAGCGCATCCTCACGGATTTCTTCTATCCGTTCATGGCGATCCGCAACCGCGCCAAGGGCTATGCGGTGTCGGCGATCAAGGCGGGCGTGCGGCTGCAGGGTTTCAATGCCGGTCCGGTCCGTGCGCCGCTCAAGGACCTCAGCGACGACGAAGTCGCAATGCTCGACGCGCTGATCGGCGCAAACAAGCGCCACAAGTGA
- a CDS encoding amidohydrolase family protein has protein sequence MIERILTGRPPEPRLPKGTVDTQMHMYLPGFPSLPGGPPLPVEPLPDALAYRQVMAWLGIDRVIITQGNAHQRDNANTLACVAEMGDTARAVVVIDETTSDADMRALGEAGAVGARIMDLPGGAVGLDALEAVDARAHAADWMIAVQFDGNRLRDHLPRLERMRSRWVFDHHGKFFAGLDPDGPEIVALLKLIDRGNVWFKFAGVYESSRAGWPYEDVAAFSRRIADHAPERIIWGSNWPHNMIRKSEDYPDDARLAELVLGWLGDDRARHLALVENPERLFKLPAFAAA, from the coding sequence ATGATCGAACGCATCCTGACCGGCCGCCCGCCTGAACCCCGCCTGCCGAAGGGCACGGTCGATACGCAGATGCACATGTACCTGCCGGGCTTCCCCTCGCTTCCGGGAGGTCCGCCTTTGCCTGTCGAACCGTTGCCGGATGCTTTGGCCTATCGCCAGGTGATGGCCTGGCTCGGCATCGACAGGGTGATCATCACCCAGGGCAACGCCCACCAGCGGGACAATGCCAATACGCTCGCCTGCGTGGCCGAGATGGGGGATACCGCGCGTGCCGTCGTCGTCATCGACGAAACCACGTCCGATGCGGACATGCGCGCACTCGGCGAAGCCGGTGCCGTCGGTGCGCGCATCATGGACCTGCCGGGTGGAGCGGTGGGGCTCGATGCGCTGGAGGCGGTCGATGCGCGGGCCCATGCTGCGGACTGGATGATCGCCGTGCAGTTCGACGGCAACAGGCTGCGCGATCACCTGCCGCGGCTGGAGCGTATGCGGTCGCGCTGGGTGTTCGATCATCACGGCAAGTTCTTTGCCGGGCTCGATCCGGATGGACCCGAGATCGTGGCGCTCCTGAAGCTGATCGATCGCGGCAATGTCTGGTTCAAGTTCGCGGGTGTCTACGAAAGTTCGCGCGCGGGTTGGCCCTATGAGGACGTGGCCGCCTTCTCGCGCAGGATCGCGGATCACGCCCCGGAACGCATCATCTGGGGCTCGAACTGGCCGCACAACATGATCCGGAAATCGGAAGATTATCCTGATGACGCGCGGCTCGCCGAACTGGTGCTCGGCTGGCTTGGCGATGACCGGGCACGGCATCTGGCCCTCGTCGAAAACCCGGAACGCCTGTTCAAACTGCCCGCCTTCGCGGCGGCGTGA
- a CDS encoding TRAP transporter substrate-binding protein, protein MKKIASMLCVAMGLAFAGTAAQAQEITLRSADIHPDGYPTVEAVKYMGQLLSERTNGRIKVEVMNNGVLGGEKDTIEQTRFGVIDMNRVNAAPFNNLVKETMVLGMPFLFRSTEHMHKTVDGPIGDEVLAAFEPHGLIGLAFYDSGARSFYTTKKPIEKLADLKGLKIRVQQSDLWIAMMQAFGANPTPMPMGEVYSSLETGVVDGAENNWPSYESARHFEVAKNYSLTEHSLNPEILVISKMSWDKLSPEDQALVRQAAKDSVGKMRELWSAREKVSEEKVRAAGANVIKVDKEEFAAAMGPVYDQFVSDPKLKDLLERVKAVK, encoded by the coding sequence ATGAAGAAAATTGCAAGCATGCTTTGCGTCGCCATGGGGCTGGCGTTTGCCGGCACAGCGGCGCAGGCGCAGGAAATCACCCTGCGTTCGGCGGACATCCATCCGGACGGCTACCCGACGGTCGAGGCCGTCAAATACATGGGGCAACTGCTCTCCGAGCGCACCAACGGGCGGATCAAAGTCGAGGTCATGAACAATGGCGTGCTCGGCGGCGAGAAGGACACGATCGAGCAGACACGCTTCGGCGTCATCGACATGAACCGTGTGAACGCCGCGCCGTTCAACAACCTCGTCAAGGAGACGATGGTTCTCGGCATGCCGTTCCTGTTCCGCTCCACCGAGCACATGCACAAGACGGTGGATGGCCCGATCGGCGACGAGGTGTTGGCAGCGTTCGAGCCCCATGGTCTCATCGGCCTGGCTTTCTACGATTCGGGCGCCCGTTCCTTCTACACCACCAAAAAGCCGATCGAAAAACTGGCCGATCTCAAGGGCCTGAAGATCCGCGTGCAGCAATCCGATCTCTGGATCGCCATGATGCAGGCCTTCGGCGCCAACCCCACGCCGATGCCGATGGGTGAGGTCTACTCTTCGCTTGAGACCGGGGTCGTCGATGGCGCCGAGAACAACTGGCCGTCCTACGAGTCCGCCCGCCATTTCGAGGTCGCCAAGAACTATTCGCTCACCGAACATTCGCTCAACCCTGAAATCCTGGTCATTTCCAAGATGAGCTGGGACAAGCTTTCCCCCGAGGATCAGGCCCTGGTTCGCCAGGCGGCCAAGGACTCCGTCGGCAAGATGCGCGAGCTCTGGAGCGCCCGCGAAAAGGTCTCAGAAGAAAAGGTCCGCGCCGCCGGTGCGAACGTCATCAAGGTCGACAAGGAAGAGTTCGCCGCCGCCATGGGCCCGGTCTACGACCAGTTCGTCAGCGACCCGAAACTCAAGGACCTCCTCGAGCGGGTGAAGGCAGTCAAGTGA